Proteins from a genomic interval of Fusarium oxysporum Fo47 chromosome I, complete sequence:
- a CDS encoding S-adenosyl-L-methionine-dependent methyltransferase translates to MPETDSHSFSIISEPGIETIYTPTEQDTDEYELVFDDARSECLQQDDDSSCCTSLAASIFDYEHSHGRRYHAYLAGRYPLPNDEGEQCRELAEHFLMQQLLVCQDYWATAIRDGKLFLSEVDKDAKKIIDLGTGNVADEYDKTSVIGTDLSPIQPKSMPSNASMFVEDCEDPYWANGKDFDMVHLRGMVGFLLDLDTMVVNVHEHLKEGGWIEFQDFDYTVRCDDGTMQKDDPLRVFFDTCAQGIRKYGCTNFGKKDVRKSLIAAGFTRVQAVSEKVPISCWPQDEGTKDLGKLMEANIMDLIGSMSVKPLNALGIPEEKRKEMVSQAYKSLRNDKAHRYMNCRIIYGQKNGDQGSVASLGFDP, encoded by the exons ATGCCAGAGACTGATAGTCACTCTTTCTCGATCATTTCCGAGCCGGGTATTGAAACAATATACACCCCAACAGAACAAGACACGGATGAATATGAGCTCGTGTTTGACGATGCTCGTTCTGAATGCTTGCAACAAGACGATGATTCAAGCTGTTGCACGTCATTAGCAGCCAGCATATTCGACTATGAGCACTCTCATGGCCGACGTTATCACGCCTATTTGGCGGGCAGATATCCGCTACCCAatgacgaaggcgagcagTGTCGCGAGCTAGCTGAGCATTTCCTGATGCAGCAACTTCTGGTATGTCAAGATTATTGGGCAACAGCAATTAGA GATGGTAAACTCTTTCTGTCCGAAGTTGACAAAGACGCGAAGAAGATAATCGATCTCGGGACAGGAAACG TGGCCGATGAGTATGACAAGACCAGCGTGATAGGAACCGATCTATCCCCCATTCAACCTAAATCAATGCCTTCGAATGCATCCATGTTTGTTGAAGACTGTGAGGACCCCTACTGGGCCAATGGTAAGGACTTTGATATGGTTCATCTCAGGGGAATGGTCGGATTTCTTCTTGACTTGGACACAATGGTTGTTAATGTCCACGA ACACCTGAAGGAGGGTGGATGGATCGAGTTTCAAGATTTTGACTACACAGTTCGCTGCGATGATGGCACCATGCAGAAAGACGATCCACTGCGAGTTTTCTTCGATACCTGCGCTCAGGGGATACGAAAATACGGCTGTACCAACTTTGGCAAGAAAGACGTTCGGAAAAGTCTCATAGCCGCTGGCTTCACTCGAGTTCAGGCCGTGAGTGAGAAAGTGCCTATCTCATGCTGGCCACAGGATGAAGGAACGAAGGACTTGGGGAAGTTGATGGAAGCCAACATCATGGATCTGATTGGTTCGATGTCTGTCAAGCCGTTGAATGCCTTAGGAATACCAGAAGAGAAGCGAAAAGAGATGGTGTCTCAGGCTTATAAGAGCCTCAGGAATGATAAAGCTCATCGATACATGAACTGTCGTATCATTTATGGCCAGAAGAATGGGGACCAAGGCTCCGTGGCTAGTCTTGGTTTTGATCCGTGA